In one Massilia endophytica genomic region, the following are encoded:
- a CDS encoding YdeI/OmpD-associated family protein: MNPKVDAFLSRQKNWKPEFEELRSILLDCPLTEELKWGVPCYALDGKNVVLMHGFKEYCALLFFKGALMKDGKGILVTQTENTQSTRQIRFTGVQEIVKMKSVLKAYIKEAIEIEKAGLKVEFKETAEFNMPDEFRFELQRNPALRNAFEALTPGRQRGYLLHFSAAKLSKTREARIEKCTPRILDGMGLND, encoded by the coding sequence ATGAATCCTAAAGTCGACGCATTTTTAAGCAGGCAGAAAAACTGGAAGCCGGAATTCGAGGAATTGAGAAGCATCCTGCTCGACTGCCCGCTTACCGAGGAACTGAAATGGGGCGTTCCCTGCTACGCGCTCGACGGGAAGAATGTCGTCCTGATGCACGGCTTTAAGGAGTACTGCGCCCTCCTCTTCTTCAAAGGCGCCTTGATGAAGGACGGTAAAGGCATCCTGGTTACCCAGACCGAGAATACGCAGTCGACGCGGCAGATACGCTTCACCGGTGTTCAGGAAATCGTGAAGATGAAATCCGTGTTAAAGGCGTATATCAAGGAAGCCATCGAGATCGAAAAAGCCGGTCTCAAAGTGGAATTCAAGGAAACGGCCGAGTTCAATATGCCCGACGAATTCCGCTTCGAACTGCAGAGGAATCCGGCCTTGCGGAATGCATTCGAGGCCCTGACGCCGGGACGCCAGCGCGGCTACCTGCTGCATTTTTCCGCGGCCAAGCTGTCGAAAACCCGCGAGGCGCGCATCGAAAAATGCACGCCGCGCATTCTCGACGGGATGGGCCTGAACGATTAG
- a CDS encoding MBL fold metallo-hydrolase yields the protein MEPIIQAFFDPDTSTVSYVVHSGAGSDCAVIDSVLDFDPKSGRTRTANADRMVDYVHEHGLNTVWLLETHAHADHLSAAPYLKKKLGGRVGIGAGITAVQKAFSHVLNRRDRFDGMEFDHLFQPDEEFHIGAIKAQALHVPGHTPADMAYRIGDAVFVGDTMFMPDVGTARCDFPGGSAATLYQSVRRLLSLPPETRLFMCHDYPPAGRTAQWVTTVAEQRASNIHIHDGVSEQQFVEMRTKRDATLSMPTLILPAIQVNISAGKLPEPEDNGVRYLRIPLDAI from the coding sequence ATGGAACCCATCATCCAAGCTTTCTTCGATCCCGATACCTCCACCGTCAGCTACGTGGTGCACAGCGGCGCGGGCAGCGACTGCGCCGTTATCGATTCCGTACTCGATTTCGACCCGAAATCGGGCCGGACGCGCACCGCCAACGCGGACAGGATGGTGGACTATGTGCACGAGCATGGCCTGAACACCGTCTGGCTGCTGGAAACCCACGCCCACGCGGACCATCTGTCGGCGGCGCCCTATCTCAAGAAGAAGCTGGGCGGGCGTGTCGGCATCGGCGCCGGGATCACGGCAGTGCAGAAGGCGTTTTCCCATGTGCTGAACCGGCGCGACCGTTTCGACGGCATGGAGTTCGACCATCTCTTCCAGCCGGACGAGGAATTCCATATCGGCGCCATCAAGGCCCAGGCGCTGCATGTGCCGGGCCACACCCCGGCGGACATGGCCTACCGCATCGGCGATGCCGTCTTCGTGGGCGATACGATGTTCATGCCGGACGTGGGCACGGCGCGCTGCGACTTCCCCGGCGGGAGCGCGGCCACGCTGTATCAATCGGTGCGCCGCCTGCTCTCCCTGCCGCCGGAAACGCGGCTGTTCATGTGCCACGACTATCCGCCTGCTGGCCGCACGGCCCAGTGGGTGACCACGGTTGCCGAGCAGCGCGCCTCCAACATCCACATCCATGACGGCGTGAGCGAGCAGCAGTTCGTGGAAATGCGCACGAAGCGCGACGCGACACTGTCCATGCCGACGCTGATCCTGCCTGCGATCCAGGTCAATATCAGCGCCGGGAAGCTGCCGGAACCCGAAGACAACGGCGTGCGCTATCTCCGGATTCCGCTCGACGCCATTTAA
- a CDS encoding M20/M25/M40 family metallo-hydrolase, protein MNFKRKPLLNTVAAALLGAGMMAGAFAASSGNDPATLAKIRDAAMQSDYAYERLEDMTDLVGPRLSGSPGAAAAVEQVASEMRKLGAKVTLQPVKVPHWVRGEEKAELVEYKGRPNGVTQRVVLTALGGSGATPAQGLTAEVLVLHDLDELKARAAEVKGRIVLFDVAFDQGMADRGLAGPAYGRGSRVRTQGPRMAAELGAAAALVRSVGGADFRLPHTGATGLSDKNRIPAAAVSAEDSMLMVRLSKRGPVKMKLVLTPQVLPDADSFNVIADLPGTEKPEEVVIVSGHLDSWDLATGAHDDATGVTSSMAVIETLKKLNLKPRRTIRVIAWMNEENGGRGGAAYHQANKGQLDKQIAAIESDGGVTGRTFGILASVRQPVDKLFAPLQQALVPIGAGSFTRRDVLGAGDLHAMEADGVPTFEPHVDTAAYFNYHHTAADTFDKVDPANMKRHVAVMTSLAWYLANMEEPIGRAPEQFR, encoded by the coding sequence ATGAACTTCAAACGCAAGCCCCTTCTCAACACCGTTGCCGCCGCCTTGCTGGGCGCAGGCATGATGGCCGGCGCCTTTGCCGCCTCCTCCGGCAACGATCCCGCAACCCTGGCGAAAATCCGCGACGCCGCGATGCAGAGCGATTACGCCTACGAGCGCCTGGAAGACATGACGGACCTGGTGGGCCCGCGCCTTTCCGGTTCCCCCGGCGCGGCTGCCGCCGTGGAACAGGTGGCCAGCGAAATGCGCAAGCTGGGCGCCAAGGTCACCCTCCAGCCGGTGAAGGTGCCGCACTGGGTGCGCGGCGAAGAGAAGGCCGAGCTGGTGGAGTACAAGGGCCGCCCCAACGGCGTGACGCAGCGCGTGGTGCTGACGGCGCTGGGCGGTTCGGGCGCGACCCCCGCCCAGGGCCTGACGGCCGAAGTGCTGGTGCTGCATGACCTGGACGAACTGAAGGCGCGTGCCGCTGAAGTGAAAGGCCGCATCGTGCTGTTCGACGTGGCCTTCGACCAGGGCATGGCCGACCGCGGCCTGGCAGGTCCGGCCTACGGCCGTGGCTCGCGCGTACGCACGCAGGGTCCGCGCATGGCGGCGGAACTGGGCGCGGCCGCGGCGCTGGTGCGCTCCGTCGGCGGCGCGGACTTCCGCCTGCCGCATACCGGCGCGACCGGTTTGAGCGACAAGAACCGCATTCCCGCCGCCGCTGTGAGCGCGGAGGATTCCATGCTGATGGTCCGCCTGTCAAAACGCGGCCCCGTGAAAATGAAGCTGGTGCTGACGCCGCAGGTGCTGCCTGACGCCGACAGCTTCAACGTGATCGCCGACCTGCCGGGCACGGAGAAGCCGGAAGAGGTGGTCATCGTTTCCGGCCACCTTGATTCATGGGACCTGGCCACGGGCGCCCACGACGATGCCACCGGCGTAACCAGCTCCATGGCCGTCATTGAAACGCTGAAGAAGCTGAACCTGAAGCCGCGCCGCACCATCCGCGTGATCGCCTGGATGAACGAGGAGAATGGCGGCCGTGGCGGCGCTGCCTACCACCAGGCCAACAAGGGCCAGCTGGACAAGCAGATCGCGGCCATCGAAAGCGATGGCGGCGTGACCGGCCGCACCTTCGGCATCCTGGCCAGCGTGCGCCAGCCGGTGGACAAGCTCTTCGCCCCGCTGCAGCAGGCCCTGGTGCCGATTGGCGCGGGCAGCTTCACCCGCCGCGATGTGCTGGGCGCGGGCGACCTGCATGCAATGGAAGCGGACGGCGTGCCAACCTTCGAGCCGCACGTGGACACGGCAGCCTACTTCAACTACCACCACACAGCGGCGGACACCTTCGACAAGGTCGATCCGGCAAACATGAAGCGCCACGTGGCGGTGATGACTTCCCTGGCCTGGTATCTGGCCAACATGGAGGAGCCCATCGGCCGCGCGCCGGAGCAGTTCCGTTAA
- a CDS encoding voltage-gated chloride channel family protein: MKKVLLYIAKWSVLAALVAVLAGSASALFLFSLDAATAWRLAHPWIIWLLPFAGFAVGWIYLHYGRSVEAGNNLLIDEIHDPRNVVPLRMAPLVLGGTVISHLFGASVGREGTAVQMGGSLADQLTHLFRLRAGDRRPLLMAGISAGFSSVFGTPMAGAVFGLEVLVAGRMRFEAIYPCLFAAVLADRVGLLWGVQHTHYSAGALAPVGIWSIAAVALAGIAFGLMARLFASSVHGLSALSKRHIAYAPLRPFIGGLLIALAVWALGTQRYVGLGIPVMVEAFQQPLAPWDFFGKYAFTLVSLGTGFKGGEVTPLFYIGATLGNALAPLLQLPFGMLAALGFVAVFAGAANTPLASAIMAIELFGGGMTSYALVACLMAFFVSGHPGIYTSQRRASSR, from the coding sequence ATGAAAAAAGTCCTCCTCTACATCGCCAAATGGTCCGTGCTGGCCGCGCTGGTTGCCGTGCTGGCGGGCAGCGCATCGGCCCTGTTCCTGTTTTCGCTGGATGCCGCCACGGCCTGGCGGCTGGCTCACCCGTGGATCATCTGGCTGCTGCCTTTCGCAGGCTTTGCGGTCGGCTGGATTTACCTGCACTACGGCCGCTCCGTTGAAGCGGGCAACAATCTTCTGATCGACGAGATCCACGATCCGCGCAATGTTGTCCCGCTGCGCATGGCGCCGCTGGTGCTGGGCGGCACCGTGATCTCCCACCTGTTCGGCGCATCGGTGGGGCGCGAGGGCACCGCCGTGCAGATGGGCGGTTCGCTGGCCGACCAGCTCACACACCTGTTCCGGCTGCGCGCCGGGGACCGCCGCCCGCTGCTCATGGCGGGCATCAGCGCGGGCTTTTCTTCCGTTTTCGGCACGCCGATGGCGGGAGCGGTCTTTGGCCTGGAAGTGCTGGTGGCGGGCCGCATGCGCTTCGAAGCCATCTATCCCTGCCTGTTCGCCGCCGTGCTGGCGGACAGGGTAGGGCTGCTGTGGGGCGTGCAGCACACGCATTATTCCGCCGGAGCGCTGGCGCCTGTCGGCATCTGGAGCATTGCGGCGGTAGCGCTGGCGGGCATTGCCTTCGGGCTGATGGCCAGGCTGTTCGCAAGCTCCGTGCATGGCCTGTCCGCGCTGTCGAAACGGCATATCGCTTATGCGCCGCTGCGGCCGTTCATCGGCGGCCTGCTCATTGCGCTGGCCGTGTGGGCGCTGGGCACGCAGCGCTATGTGGGCCTTGGCATTCCTGTCATGGTCGAAGCCTTCCAGCAGCCGCTGGCCCCATGGGATTTCTTCGGCAAATACGCGTTCACGCTGGTTTCGCTGGGAACAGGCTTCAAGGGTGGGGAAGTGACGCCATTGTTCTACATAGGCGCCACGCTGGGCAATGCGCTGGCGCCGCTGTTGCAGCTGCCTTTCGGGATGCTGGCGGCGCTGGGTTTTGTCGCGGTCTTTGCTGGCGCGGCGAATACGCCGCTGGCTTCGGCCATCATGGCGATCGAGCTCTTTGGCGGCGGCATGACGAGCTATGCGCTGGTGGCCTGCCTGATGGCCTTCTTCGTGTCGGGCCACCCCGGCATCTACACCTCGCAACGGCGGGCGTCTAGCCGATAG
- a CDS encoding protein kinase domain-containing protein yields the protein MSASDAIITLELGHYRLREQLARSAYGVIWRASGPAGTQDVALKLINEAQMAQALPAQRERWIASACNEITFLQSLEPWDERHIVRLLDTGWHNGLPVMALELMSGDLGRHLSCLKSAGTPPDFARVLEWISQLNQALGKVHQYGWRYLDLKPSNVLVDAQRGTVKLADFGTNRLLQAAHAHTYSGTANWQAPEQFFPAPEGGYATGRQSDYFALGALFYFLATGGSSLRFCASCGQAYREHLTDGARLLLERHGGTLPPLLSDDEEARFAQKIPQPAQAPAIALLRMLLDAEPGNRPHNALQISRLLARVRDAMDAEPALAEPAFTDFGKPSAMNGWLRIGGL from the coding sequence ATGTCAGCGAGCGACGCAATCATTACCCTCGAACTGGGACACTACCGCCTGCGCGAACAGCTCGCCCGTTCGGCATACGGCGTCATCTGGCGCGCCAGCGGGCCCGCCGGCACCCAGGACGTTGCCCTCAAACTCATCAACGAAGCGCAGATGGCGCAGGCACTGCCCGCCCAGCGCGAGCGCTGGATTGCCAGCGCCTGCAACGAGATCACCTTCCTGCAATCGCTGGAACCCTGGGACGAGCGCCACATCGTGCGCCTGCTCGATACGGGCTGGCACAACGGCCTGCCCGTGATGGCGCTCGAACTCATGAGCGGCGACCTCGGGCGCCATCTCTCCTGCCTCAAGTCCGCGGGAACGCCGCCGGATTTCGCCCGCGTGCTGGAATGGATCTCCCAGCTGAACCAGGCGCTCGGCAAGGTTCACCAGTACGGCTGGCGCTACCTCGACCTGAAGCCTTCCAACGTGCTGGTGGACGCGCAGCGCGGCACCGTCAAGCTGGCGGACTTCGGCACCAACCGCCTGCTGCAGGCCGCCCATGCCCACACCTATTCAGGAACGGCCAACTGGCAGGCGCCCGAACAGTTCTTTCCCGCACCCGAAGGCGGCTATGCCACCGGACGGCAGAGCGACTACTTCGCACTGGGCGCGCTGTTCTACTTCCTTGCCACTGGAGGGAGCTCGCTGCGCTTCTGCGCCAGCTGCGGGCAGGCCTACCGCGAGCACCTCACCGATGGGGCCAGGCTGCTGCTGGAAAGGCATGGCGGAACGCTGCCGCCTCTGCTGTCCGACGACGAGGAGGCGCGCTTCGCACAGAAGATTCCCCAGCCCGCGCAGGCGCCCGCCATCGCCCTGCTGCGCATGCTGCTGGACGCGGAGCCCGGCAACCGCCCACACAATGCCTTGCAGATCAGCCGCCTGCTGGCGCGCGTGCGCGACGCCATGGACGCGGAGCCCGCGCTTGCGGAACCGGCGTTCACTGATTTCGGCAAGCCCTCCGCCATGAACGGCTGGCTGCGGATTGGCGGCCTATGA
- a CDS encoding GNAT family N-acetyltransferase, protein MLKGRLCTVRHLLNTDLNTFIALVNDLPSRGEYFSSHFKSPEAMRKDFVQNGFVTEDSELFVVEDLAHNIVGVITHFKCRTPTSREIGYRLLDPSLAGRGYITEALRLLCDYLFKVHTWHRLELVAAPENIASLRVAEKCGFREEGTLRGLFFVNGRYQDVKMLSLLRPEWEARRKL, encoded by the coding sequence ATGCTCAAAGGACGACTCTGCACGGTCCGGCATCTCCTGAATACGGACCTGAACACGTTTATCGCGCTGGTCAACGACCTCCCCTCGCGCGGCGAGTACTTTTCTTCGCACTTCAAGTCGCCGGAAGCCATGCGCAAGGACTTCGTACAGAACGGCTTCGTGACCGAGGACAGCGAACTGTTCGTGGTGGAAGACCTGGCCCACAATATTGTCGGCGTGATCACGCATTTCAAATGCCGCACACCCACCAGCCGCGAAATCGGCTACCGCCTGCTCGATCCTTCGCTCGCCGGACGCGGCTACATCACCGAGGCGCTGCGCCTCCTGTGCGACTACCTGTTCAAGGTGCACACCTGGCACCGCCTGGAGCTGGTGGCCGCGCCAGAGAATATCGCCTCGCTGCGCGTGGCGGAGAAATGCGGCTTCCGCGAGGAAGGCACGCTGCGCGGCCTCTTCTTCGTGAATGGACGTTATCAGGACGTTAAGATGCTTTCCCTCCTCCGCCCCGAATGGGAAGCGCGCCGCAAGCTGTGA
- a CDS encoding glycine zipper domain-containing protein, whose product MLSKKFLGVMLLGAAAATASSTAFAAGDRDFNTAAGAVLGAAIGSQNGSGGALVGGLVGAAVGNAISSDRHYGGRGYVSTRVYAQPAPVYYERAPSYYEAAPVYYEAPRRYYYAPAPVYVEPRPVYREYYGPRYHHGRGHHHGYYR is encoded by the coding sequence ATGCTGAGCAAAAAATTCCTGGGTGTGATGCTGCTGGGTGCTGCCGCAGCAACTGCCTCTTCCACCGCCTTCGCCGCAGGCGACCGCGATTTCAACACCGCTGCGGGCGCCGTGCTGGGCGCGGCGATCGGCAGCCAGAACGGCAGCGGCGGCGCGCTGGTCGGCGGCCTGGTGGGCGCGGCCGTGGGCAATGCCATCAGCTCCGACCGCCACTATGGTGGCCGCGGCTATGTCTCCACCCGCGTGTACGCGCAGCCTGCCCCCGTGTACTACGAGCGCGCTCCGTCATACTACGAAGCGGCGCCTGTGTATTACGAAGCGCCGCGCCGCTACTACTACGCACCGGCTCCCGTATATGTGGAACCGCGTCCCGTGTACCGCGAGTACTACGGCCCGCGCTACCACCATGGCCGGGGCCACCACCACGGCTACTACCGCTAA
- a CDS encoding FtsW/RodA/SpoVE family cell cycle protein — translation MRLPAILLAGVLALQAFALLRAPATWLPQQIALRLAPGESLPAGRAELAAVQTEGAQLLFRRDAAGTWMLRHDGNGRAPLLHYADHDEKLGSAALAGVSSIQVAGQAFGTSSSARTVSLRENGRNWTYDGALLYLNGKALDNCPDAPLHTRAAALWNRVAPAALALARPLVFGGNLYCGNRLGMANVAAGTASIARVKGELRLIAGAASERLPVMAGQARLREDERRLDGVQAISFGLTRYALSIEGGELRLRPQRRVALFNAPDARLPQQVDWQWERRALWTGGQPALWAGLGCAAACLWMLFLASGRNDMTARPRRQGNILSPPRKGAVVKLAMLASARWNGGSGYVHDLDDARRARSRANAWLAALRRPAALTAAASLAACGIASLWLLRSGQPPAAAASLLLGACAFALWLLAVPRMPLACSAALLLLGIGMLMQLELGLAGGDTGWLRYYQKTASLFALGSAAVIAWRLRPRRQRSMLPQRAVEWLFALLAAAALLALAAQVLWGDETGVFDMQPVELAKLALTALSAHCLALRLGWRSDARHAPGHALRWLRLAAPALLFATLLGFALVQVDDYSPLLLLLMWSGAMLLAYALAARRWLLAALPLACVLAAAGAVAMLRDAGPDGAASLPASFYADRFQVWLDPARHPHTGQQLLQGAAAVAQGGWRGADGLFGLSSLGQPAPGALAVPAVQDDFAPSFLLNRHGLAAGLLLWCVQAAFLAGLLLAAVRAGAQAAQLRDFRQAWHWRLRCFAMAGGAAFVAGHFLLSWGTNLAIFPIMGQPMSFLSAGGSHLLFFLLPLLGICAASAPIQEE, via the coding sequence ATGAGACTGCCCGCCATCCTCCTCGCTGGCGTGCTCGCGCTGCAGGCCTTCGCCCTGTTGCGCGCGCCCGCCACATGGCTGCCGCAGCAGATCGCCCTCCGCCTGGCGCCGGGCGAGTCCCTGCCTGCAGGCCGGGCCGAACTGGCAGCGGTGCAGACCGAAGGCGCACAGTTGCTGTTTCGTCGCGACGCCGCCGGAACGTGGATGCTGCGCCACGATGGCAACGGCCGCGCGCCGCTGCTGCATTACGCAGACCATGACGAGAAGCTCGGCAGCGCCGCGCTCGCGGGCGTTTCGTCCATCCAGGTCGCAGGCCAGGCATTCGGCACATCCTCCAGCGCGCGCACTGTCAGCCTGCGGGAGAACGGCCGCAACTGGACGTACGACGGCGCGCTGCTCTACCTGAACGGCAAGGCGCTCGATAACTGCCCCGATGCTCCTCTCCACACCCGCGCCGCGGCACTTTGGAACCGCGTTGCGCCTGCCGCGCTGGCACTGGCGCGCCCTCTCGTCTTTGGCGGGAACCTCTATTGCGGCAACCGCCTCGGCATGGCGAACGTCGCTGCGGGCACCGCCAGCATTGCGCGCGTGAAGGGCGAGCTTCGCCTGATCGCGGGCGCCGCCAGCGAGCGCCTGCCGGTGATGGCGGGCCAGGCCAGGCTGCGCGAGGACGAGCGGCGCCTGGACGGCGTGCAGGCCATCAGCTTCGGCCTCACCCGCTATGCGCTATCCATCGAAGGCGGCGAACTGCGCCTGCGCCCCCAGCGCCGCGTGGCCTTATTCAACGCCCCAGACGCTCGCCTGCCGCAGCAGGTGGACTGGCAATGGGAGCGGCGCGCCTTGTGGACAGGAGGCCAGCCCGCCCTGTGGGCAGGCCTCGGCTGCGCGGCCGCGTGCCTCTGGATGCTCTTCCTCGCTTCGGGGCGAAACGACATGACAGCAAGGCCGCGCAGGCAGGGCAACATTCTTTCGCCGCCGCGCAAAGGCGCCGTCGTGAAGCTGGCCATGCTCGCATCCGCCCGCTGGAACGGCGGCAGCGGCTACGTGCACGATCTGGACGATGCCAGGCGTGCCCGGTCGCGCGCCAACGCCTGGCTCGCGGCACTGCGCAGGCCCGCAGCATTGACGGCTGCCGCATCCCTCGCCGCTTGCGGCATCGCGTCCCTGTGGCTGCTGCGCAGCGGCCAGCCTCCGGCCGCCGCCGCATCCCTGCTGCTCGGGGCCTGCGCCTTCGCCCTCTGGCTGCTCGCCGTGCCGCGCATGCCCCTGGCTTGCAGCGCGGCCCTTCTGCTTCTTGGCATTGGCATGCTGATGCAGCTGGAACTCGGGCTGGCGGGCGGCGATACCGGGTGGCTGCGCTACTACCAGAAGACGGCATCCCTGTTCGCCCTTGGTTCGGCTGCCGTCATCGCATGGCGGCTCCGGCCGCGCAGGCAGCGCAGCATGCTTCCCCAGCGCGCGGTGGAATGGCTGTTTGCGCTGCTGGCTGCTGCCGCCCTCCTTGCACTCGCCGCACAGGTGCTGTGGGGCGACGAGACCGGCGTCTTCGACATGCAGCCCGTGGAGCTGGCCAAGCTGGCGCTTACCGCGCTGAGCGCCCACTGCCTCGCCCTGCGCCTGGGCTGGCGCAGCGATGCGCGCCATGCGCCCGGCCACGCCCTGCGGTGGCTGCGGCTCGCGGCGCCTGCCCTGCTGTTCGCCACCCTGCTTGGCTTCGCGCTGGTGCAGGTGGATGACTATTCCCCGCTGCTCCTCCTGTTGATGTGGAGCGGCGCCATGCTGCTGGCCTACGCGCTGGCAGCACGCCGCTGGCTCCTCGCTGCCCTGCCGCTTGCGTGCGTTCTCGCAGCCGCCGGCGCGGTCGCCATGCTGCGCGACGCCGGGCCGGATGGCGCGGCGTCCCTGCCAGCCTCCTTCTACGCCGACCGCTTCCAGGTCTGGCTCGATCCCGCCCGCCACCCCCACACGGGGCAGCAGCTGCTGCAGGGCGCTGCCGCCGTGGCGCAAGGCGGCTGGCGCGGCGCGGACGGGCTGTTCGGACTTTCGTCGCTGGGCCAGCCCGCGCCAGGCGCGCTGGCCGTTCCCGCCGTGCAGGATGACTTTGCGCCCTCCTTCCTGCTCAACCGCCACGGCCTGGCGGCGGGACTGCTGCTGTGGTGCGTGCAGGCCGCCTTCCTTGCGGGGCTGCTGCTGGCGGCCGTGCGCGCGGGAGCGCAGGCGGCGCAGCTGCGCGACTTCCGCCAGGCCTGGCACTGGCGGCTGCGCTGCTTTGCAATGGCAGGCGGCGCCGCTTTCGTGGCGGGCCATTTCCTGCTGTCCTGGGGGACGAACCTCGCCATCTTCCCCATCATGGGCCAGCCCATGAGTTTTCTGTCCGCCGGGGGCAGCCACCTGCTGTTTTTCCTGCTCCCCCTGCTAGGGATCTGTGCCGCCAGCGCGCCAATTCAAGAGGAGTGA
- a CDS encoding TonB-dependent receptor plug domain-containing protein — MSLEELSNIRITSVSRREEQLSDAPASVFVITGDDVRRSGAASLVEALRLAPNLQVNMVNSGGYVVTARGFANNDGNKLLVLIDGRSVYSPLFSGVFWDAQSVMLDDIERIEVISGPGGTLWGTNAVNGVINVITRSASGTQGGLAAAGAGNLRADAAFRYGGKTSSDISYRVYGMHFNVQDTETAAGTHVDDAWHKTQLGFRTDWERGDDAFTVQGDAYRAGKGQPAPGSITISGVHMDLKDVSLRGANVLARWTRALDGGGEMMAQAYYDRVERDNPPTFAEVLDIADVQAQWRLAAIGRHTVTVGGEYRFARDRLTNSTYIAFLPDRQDLSWSSLYAQDDVRLSAATTLTAGVRMERNRYTGNEFLPNLRLSWKATPDLLLWGAASRTVRAPSRLDRDVFIPAKPPYLLAGGPGFESEVARVFELGARGQAGKISYAVNAYRALYDDLHTQELAPSRRSVFYGNGMMASTRGVEAWASYQPHQRWRLTAAFTTMHERFWLKPGSIDTANSVKKAGHDPRNTLHLRSSWQIDDRLDLDLNWRRIGRLANPDVPAYRVLDARLGWRLSKALELSLGGTGLGGSHGEFGDVATRTEIEPSVYLKLLSRF; from the coding sequence ATGTCGCTTGAAGAGCTTTCAAACATCCGCATCACATCCGTTTCGCGCCGCGAGGAACAGCTCTCCGACGCACCGGCATCTGTTTTCGTGATCACCGGCGACGATGTGCGCCGTTCCGGCGCCGCCAGCCTGGTAGAGGCGCTGCGCCTCGCTCCCAACCTGCAAGTCAACATGGTCAACTCCGGCGGCTACGTGGTGACTGCGCGCGGCTTCGCCAACAACGACGGCAACAAGCTGCTCGTGCTGATCGACGGGCGCTCCGTCTATTCGCCCCTTTTCAGCGGCGTGTTCTGGGACGCTCAGAGCGTGATGCTGGACGATATCGAGCGCATTGAAGTGATCAGCGGCCCTGGCGGCACCTTGTGGGGCACGAATGCCGTCAATGGCGTCATCAATGTGATCACACGTTCGGCCAGCGGCACACAGGGCGGACTGGCGGCAGCGGGCGCGGGCAACCTGCGCGCCGATGCGGCCTTCCGCTACGGCGGCAAAACCTCGTCCGACATCAGCTACCGCGTCTACGGCATGCATTTCAACGTGCAGGATACGGAGACCGCGGCGGGTACGCATGTGGACGATGCCTGGCACAAGACGCAGCTTGGCTTCCGCACCGACTGGGAGCGTGGCGACGACGCTTTCACGGTGCAGGGCGACGCTTACCGCGCCGGGAAGGGGCAGCCAGCGCCCGGCAGCATCACCATCTCCGGCGTGCACATGGACCTGAAGGATGTGTCCCTGCGCGGCGCGAACGTACTGGCGCGCTGGACCCGCGCGCTCGACGGCGGCGGCGAGATGATGGCGCAGGCCTACTACGACCGCGTGGAACGCGACAATCCGCCCACCTTTGCCGAGGTGCTGGACATCGCCGATGTGCAGGCCCAGTGGCGCCTAGCAGCCATCGGCAGGCATACGGTGACGGTCGGCGGGGAATACCGATTCGCGCGCGACCGCCTCACCAACAGCACCTATATTGCCTTCCTGCCGGACCGGCAGGACCTGAGCTGGAGCAGCCTCTACGCGCAGGACGACGTCAGGCTCTCGGCCGCCACCACATTAACAGCGGGCGTGCGCATGGAGCGTAACCGCTACACGGGCAACGAATTCCTGCCGAATTTGCGGCTGTCATGGAAGGCCACGCCGGACCTGCTGCTGTGGGGCGCCGCATCGCGTACGGTGCGGGCGCCTTCGCGCCTGGACCGCGATGTGTTCATTCCTGCGAAGCCTCCCTACCTGCTTGCGGGCGGCCCGGGCTTCGAATCCGAAGTGGCGCGCGTGTTCGAGCTGGGTGCGCGCGGACAGGCGGGCAAGATCAGCTACGCAGTCAACGCCTATCGCGCGCTGTACGACGATCTCCACACGCAGGAGCTGGCGCCGAGCCGCCGCTCCGTCTTTTACGGAAATGGCATGATGGCGTCCACCCGCGGCGTGGAAGCCTGGGCCAGCTATCAGCCGCACCAGCGCTGGCGTCTGACAGCAGCCTTCACCACCATGCACGAGCGCTTCTGGCTCAAGCCGGGCAGCATCGATACCGCCAATTCGGTGAAGAAGGCAGGCCACGACCCGCGCAACACGCTGCACCTTCGCTCTTCCTGGCAAATCGACGACAGGCTGGATCTGGACCTGAACTGGCGGCGCATCGGCCGCCTCGCCAATCCCGACGTTCCCGCCTATCGCGTTCTCGACGCGCGCCTGGGCTGGCGACTGAGCAAGGCGCTCGAACTGTCGCTGGGCGGCACGGGGCTGGGCGGCTCGCATGGCGAATTCGGCGACGTGGCCACGCGCACGGAGATCGAACCGTCCGTCTATCTCAAACTGCTCAGCCGATTCTAG